In Roseomonas fluvialis, one genomic interval encodes:
- a CDS encoding 2-keto-4-pentenoate hydratase: MRRMLFAALLALPVTAQAACPSQAAMDSLAEALIANRPSPPIRGLATIEEGHCAQERLVAALVPSWGSIVGYKVGLTSAPVQQRFGVNQPLRGILMESSVSLRDGAEVPARFGAVPVIESDFLVRVRDAGINDAGRDHVAILRHLDAVIPYIELPDLVLTGGFTGPQLLAINVGARLGVMGTPIPVEATQAFADRLANMVVTMVDDRGQERARATGTAALGHPLNVVAFLVESLAQDGQRLEAGQVISVAGYSPTLPLEAGRTYTVRYEGLAAAPVSVSVRTR; encoded by the coding sequence ATGCGCCGAATGCTGTTCGCTGCCCTGCTCGCCCTGCCAGTGACGGCGCAGGCGGCCTGCCCGTCCCAGGCCGCGATGGACAGCCTGGCGGAGGCGCTCATCGCCAACCGCCCCTCGCCACCCATCCGGGGCCTGGCGACGATCGAGGAGGGGCATTGCGCGCAGGAACGGCTGGTCGCGGCGCTGGTGCCGAGCTGGGGCAGCATCGTCGGCTACAAGGTCGGGCTGACCAGTGCACCCGTCCAGCAACGCTTCGGCGTGAACCAGCCGCTGCGCGGCATCCTCATGGAATCCAGCGTCAGCCTGCGCGACGGCGCCGAGGTGCCGGCCCGCTTCGGCGCCGTGCCGGTGATCGAGAGCGACTTCCTGGTGCGCGTGCGCGACGCCGGCATCAACGACGCGGGGCGCGACCATGTCGCGATCCTGCGCCACCTCGATGCCGTGATCCCTTACATCGAGTTGCCGGACCTGGTGTTGACCGGCGGCTTCACCGGGCCGCAGCTGCTCGCCATCAACGTGGGCGCGCGCCTCGGTGTGATGGGCACGCCGATCCCGGTCGAGGCGACGCAGGCCTTCGCCGATCGCCTGGCGAACATGGTCGTGACCATGGTCGATGACCGCGGGCAGGAACGCGCACGTGCGACCGGCACCGCGGCGCTCGGCCATCCGCTCAACGTCGTCGCCTTCCTGGTCGAGAGCCTGGCGCAGGACGGGCAGCGGCTGGAGGCAGGGCAGGTGATCTCGGTCGCGGGGTATTCGCCGACGCTGCCGCTGGAGGCCGGTCGCACCTATACCGTGCGCTACGAAGGCCTGGCGGCCGCGCCGGTCAGCGTGAGCGTCCGCACGCGGTGA
- a CDS encoding nicotinate-nucleotide adenylyltransferase, which produces MTPGRFGDSRRRRIGLLGGSFNPAHEGHLHVAQCARRALGLDEVWLLVSPGNPLKPRAGMAPLAERLASARRIADGRRVIATDIERALGTRFTADTLRLLRRRFPRADFTFVIGADNLLQLPRWKGWRGIARRTALAVLPRPSFTRAALKGLAAQALRRHRRAPGQVRSEGARDAPRAERFAPHAPWCLVPAREHAASATAIRAARAWGGPRDRRGP; this is translated from the coding sequence GTGACACCCGGCCGCTTCGGCGACTCCCGGCGGCGGCGCATCGGCCTGCTGGGCGGGTCCTTCAACCCGGCGCATGAGGGGCATCTGCATGTCGCGCAATGCGCCCGCCGTGCGCTCGGGCTGGATGAGGTGTGGTTGCTCGTCTCCCCGGGCAATCCGCTGAAGCCCAGGGCCGGCATGGCGCCGCTGGCCGAACGCCTGGCCTCCGCGCGGCGCATCGCCGATGGCCGGCGCGTCATCGCCACCGACATCGAGCGCGCGCTGGGCACGCGCTTCACCGCCGACACGCTGCGCCTGCTGCGCCGGCGCTTTCCGCGTGCCGACTTCACCTTCGTGATCGGCGCCGACAACCTGCTGCAACTGCCGCGCTGGAAGGGCTGGCGCGGGATTGCGCGACGCACGGCGCTGGCCGTGCTGCCGCGGCCGAGCTTCACGCGGGCCGCGCTGAAGGGTCTGGCAGCGCAGGCGCTTCGCCGGCATCGCCGCGCGCCGGGACAGGTGCGCAGCGAAGGCGCCCGCGACGCGCCTCGCGCGGAAAGGTTTGCGCCGCACGCGCCTTGGTGCTTGGTTCCGGCCCGAGAGCACGCCGCCTCCGCCACCGCCATCCGCGCGGCGAGGGCCTGGGGCGGCCCGCGCGACAGGAGGGGGCCATAG
- the rsfS gene encoding ribosome silencing factor encodes MPKAKAAPKAAAPKAKAASPRSKTAAPKATAPRVAVSTPKPAAPKAPSRKAASPAAAKSAEPKASAAVPKPATAKVAKAPARAVAKASTTEKAPAKAASRAASKPAAAAPKAASGAKAPTTPKAAAAAKPAAPRPTRTKKREKLAPDRLALLVDAAIKSLEDDKAENIVLLDVTGRADYADRLIIATGLVERQLQAMATHLDKALADAGLHLRRDNIQASGDWVLIDAGDLVIHLFRPEARELYRLERMWGPESPGAADATPG; translated from the coding sequence GTGCCGAAGGCGAAGGCCGCGCCTAAGGCAGCCGCGCCAAAAGCGAAGGCCGCCTCGCCCAGGAGCAAGACCGCAGCGCCGAAGGCCACTGCGCCACGCGTCGCGGTGTCGACACCCAAGCCTGCCGCGCCGAAGGCGCCCTCACGGAAGGCGGCGTCGCCCGCGGCGGCGAAGTCGGCCGAGCCCAAGGCCTCGGCCGCGGTGCCGAAACCGGCGACCGCGAAGGTCGCGAAGGCGCCGGCGCGCGCCGTGGCCAAGGCGTCGACGACGGAGAAAGCCCCCGCCAAGGCCGCCTCCCGCGCCGCCAGCAAGCCGGCCGCCGCCGCGCCGAAGGCCGCGTCGGGCGCCAAGGCGCCGACCACGCCGAAAGCCGCAGCCGCCGCGAAGCCTGCCGCCCCGCGCCCCACCCGCACCAAGAAGCGCGAGAAGCTCGCCCCCGACCGGCTCGCCCTGCTGGTCGACGCCGCAATCAAGTCGCTCGAGGACGACAAGGCCGAGAACATCGTCCTGCTGGATGTCACCGGCCGTGCCGACTATGCCGACCGCCTGATCATCGCGACCGGCCTCGTCGAGCGGCAGCTCCAGGCCATGGCGACACACCTCGACAAGGCGCTGGCCGATGCCGGCCTGCACCTTCGCCGGGACAACATCCAGGCCTCCGGCGACTGGGTCCTGATCGATGCCGGCGACCTGGTGATCCATCTGTTCCGGCCCGAAGCGCGCGAACTGTATCGTCTGGAACGCATGTGGGGCCCGGAAAGCCCGGGGGCGGCCGACGCCACGCCCGGCTAG
- a CDS encoding 23S rRNA (pseudouridine(1915)-N(3))-methyltransferase RlmH, with protein sequence MLAVGRMKPGPEAALYAHYAARLRPPPEVTEIPEARGSATEIRRREGAALLAAMPADALGVALDLGGEQPDSARFAALMARWDDAGRAPCFLIGGAEGLDPAVLGRAEHRIALGPMTWPHFLVRGMLAEQLYRAQAIRQNHPYHRAWRP encoded by the coding sequence ATCCTCGCGGTCGGGCGCATGAAGCCGGGGCCGGAGGCAGCGCTGTATGCGCACTATGCCGCTCGGCTGCGCCCACCGCCCGAGGTGACCGAAATCCCGGAAGCGCGTGGTTCCGCGACCGAGATCCGCCGGCGCGAGGGTGCTGCGCTTCTCGCCGCGATGCCGGCGGATGCGCTGGGCGTTGCGCTGGACCTCGGCGGCGAGCAGCCCGACAGCGCCCGCTTCGCCGCCCTGATGGCCCGCTGGGACGACGCGGGCCGTGCGCCCTGCTTCCTGATCGGCGGCGCCGAGGGCCTCGACCCCGCCGTGCTGGGGCGGGCCGAGCACCGGATCGCCCTCGGCCCCATGACCTGGCCGCATTTCCTGGTGCGCGGGATGCTGGCCGAACAGCTCTATCGCGCGCAGGCGATCCGGCAGAACCACCCCTATCACCGCGCCTGGCGGCCATAG
- a CDS encoding NnrU family protein: protein MILLILAAVLWVFVHIGVSGTALRDALVARVGERVFSVGFSVASVGAIVLLVQAWQGAGTTPLWFAPAWLRWILAIVMLPAFVLFACSLIGNPTAMGGAALLAQGPRGIQRVTRHPMLNAFAIWAAVHVLGNGDSAAVVFFGAFLVTAVAGMPSIDAKMAKRHPDAWPGFAAASSIIPGAAILAGRNRLVVREIGWVAPLIGLVAWAGFLHAHRHVFGVPALILG, encoded by the coding sequence ATGATCCTGCTCATCCTCGCGGCCGTGCTCTGGGTGTTCGTGCATATCGGCGTCTCGGGCACGGCGTTGCGCGACGCGCTGGTCGCGCGGGTGGGCGAGCGCGTCTTCTCGGTCGGCTTCTCGGTCGCCTCCGTCGGCGCCATCGTGCTGCTGGTGCAGGCCTGGCAAGGGGCCGGGACCACGCCGCTATGGTTCGCCCCCGCCTGGTTGCGCTGGATCCTCGCGATCGTGATGCTGCCCGCCTTCGTGCTGTTCGCGTGTTCGCTGATCGGCAACCCCACTGCGATGGGCGGGGCGGCGCTGCTGGCGCAGGGGCCGCGCGGCATCCAGCGCGTCACGCGCCACCCGATGCTCAATGCCTTCGCGATCTGGGCAGCGGTGCACGTACTGGGCAATGGTGACAGCGCCGCGGTCGTCTTCTTCGGCGCCTTCCTGGTCACGGCGGTGGCGGGCATGCCGTCGATCGACGCCAAGATGGCGAAGCGCCACCCCGACGCCTGGCCGGGTTTCGCGGCGGCCAGTTCCATCATTCCCGGGGCTGCCATCCTGGCCGGGCGCAACCGGCTGGTGGTGCGCGAGATCGGCTGGGTCGCCCCGCTGATCGGGCTGGTGGCCTGGGCCGGCTTCCTGCACGCGCACCGCCATGTGTTTGGCGTGCCCGCACTGATCCTGGGCTGA
- a CDS encoding ion transporter: MQEALTAADADDTPRARVARMVMSVPFQRTIIALILLNAVTLGLETSDAVMASWGGVLHAIDTALLWAFTAELALRIYAFRGRFFRDPWGIFDLVVVGIAWMPATGPLSVLRALRVLRVLRLMSVVPSMRNVVEAMLAALPGMGSIVLLMVLIFYVFAVMGAKLFGEDLPEQFGDLGSSLFTLFQLMAMDDFGNIVRQAMEKQPLAWLFFIPFSVVATFVVLNLFIGVIVESIQTLREERTSADAAAAQAASDAAASAAHADQVTLLHEIRALRAEVAALRAERAGG, from the coding sequence ATGCAGGAAGCCCTGACCGCCGCGGACGCGGACGACACGCCGCGCGCGCGCGTCGCGCGCATGGTCATGTCCGTGCCCTTCCAGCGCACCATCATCGCGCTCATCCTGCTGAACGCCGTCACGCTGGGGCTCGAGACCTCGGACGCGGTCATGGCCTCCTGGGGCGGCGTGCTTCACGCGATCGACACCGCGCTGCTGTGGGCCTTCACCGCCGAGCTGGCGCTGCGCATCTACGCCTTCCGCGGCCGATTCTTCCGCGACCCCTGGGGCATCTTCGACCTGGTGGTGGTGGGCATCGCCTGGATGCCCGCGACCGGGCCGCTGAGTGTGCTGCGCGCCCTGCGCGTGCTGCGCGTGCTGCGGCTGATGTCGGTGGTGCCGTCCATGCGCAACGTGGTCGAGGCAATGCTGGCAGCACTCCCCGGCATGGGCTCGATCGTTCTGCTGATGGTGCTGATCTTCTACGTGTTTGCCGTGATGGGCGCCAAGCTGTTCGGCGAGGATCTGCCCGAACAGTTCGGCGACCTGGGCAGTTCGCTGTTCACACTGTTCCAGCTCATGGCGATGGATGATTTCGGCAACATCGTCCGCCAGGCGATGGAGAAGCAGCCGCTCGCCTGGCTGTTCTTCATTCCCTTCTCGGTGGTCGCGACCTTCGTGGTGCTGAACCTGTTCATCGGCGTGATCGTCGAGAGCATCCAGACGCTGCGCGAGGAACGCACCAGCGCCGACGCCGCGGCCGCGCAGGCGGCCTCGGATGCCGCGGCATCGGCCGCGCATGCCGACCAGGTGACGCTCCTGCACGAGATCCGTGCGCTGCGCGCCGAGGTCGCGGCCTTGCGGGCGGAGCGCGCCGGGGGCTAA
- the gpmI gene encoding 2,3-bisphosphoglycerate-independent phosphoglycerate mutase: protein MSATRPRPVMLVILDGWGWRAEAADNAVAQARTPAFHALWAECPHAFLRTSGADVGLPDGQMGNSEVGHLNIGAGRVVMQDLPRIGSAIADRSITTLSALTGLIAALKRTGGTCHLMGLLSPGGVHAHQDHAVALARILSSAGIPVAIHAWTDGRDTAPQSAPGFMARFEADIAGLPGVRIATVTGRYFAMDRDNRWDRVAKAWEVMTYGAGPYPPFKPDTPSPIMRAASATEAIAASHARDVTDEFIPATAIGDYAGMKSGDGILCFNFRADRVREILTALVDPGFKGFPRPSTPEFCDAVGMTHYSDALNPFLRALFAPQSMADILGAAVAAAGLTQLRMAETEKYPHVTYFLNGGEETPYAGEDRIMVPSPKVATYDLQPEMSAPELTDKAVAAIASGTYDLVVLNFANADMVGHTGSLPAATKAVEAVDTGLGRIADAIRAAGGALFVAADHGNAELMRDPATGGPHTAHTTNPVPALLLGGPAGAALADGRLADIAPTLLALLGVPQPAAMTGRSLLRDGTAQVAAE, encoded by the coding sequence ATGTCCGCCACCCGCCCCCGCCCCGTCATGCTCGTCATCCTCGACGGCTGGGGTTGGCGCGCGGAGGCCGCGGACAACGCCGTGGCGCAGGCCCGCACGCCGGCCTTCCATGCGTTATGGGCGGAATGTCCGCACGCCTTCCTGCGCACCTCCGGCGCCGATGTCGGCCTGCCGGACGGGCAGATGGGCAATTCCGAGGTCGGGCACCTCAATATCGGCGCCGGGCGCGTGGTCATGCAGGACCTGCCGCGCATCGGCAGCGCCATCGCCGATCGATCGATCACCACACTGTCGGCGCTGACCGGGCTGATCGCGGCGCTGAAGCGCACGGGGGGTACCTGCCACCTGATGGGCCTGCTCTCGCCTGGCGGCGTGCATGCGCACCAGGATCATGCGGTGGCGCTGGCGCGCATCCTGTCATCCGCCGGCATCCCGGTCGCGATCCATGCCTGGACCGATGGGCGCGACACCGCCCCGCAATCCGCCCCCGGCTTCATGGCACGCTTCGAAGCCGACATCGCCGGCCTGCCCGGCGTGCGCATCGCGACCGTGACGGGCCGCTACTTCGCGATGGACCGCGACAACCGGTGGGACCGGGTCGCGAAGGCCTGGGAGGTCATGACCTACGGCGCCGGTCCCTACCCGCCCTTCAAGCCCGACACCCCCAGCCCCATCATGCGTGCCGCCTCGGCGACCGAGGCCATCGCGGCGTCCCATGCGCGCGACGTCACGGATGAATTCATCCCCGCGACCGCCATCGGCGACTACGCCGGGATGAAAAGCGGCGATGGCATCCTCTGCTTCAACTTCCGCGCCGACCGCGTGCGCGAGATCCTGACCGCATTGGTCGATCCCGGGTTCAAAGGGTTCCCGCGGCCGAGCACTCCCGAATTCTGCGACGCCGTGGGCATGACCCACTACTCGGATGCGCTGAATCCCTTTCTTCGCGCGCTCTTCGCCCCGCAATCCATGGCCGACATCCTAGGCGCGGCGGTCGCCGCCGCCGGCCTGACGCAGTTGCGCATGGCCGAGACCGAGAAATACCCCCACGTCACCTACTTCCTGAACGGCGGCGAGGAGACGCCCTATGCCGGAGAGGACCGCATCATGGTCCCCTCCCCCAAGGTCGCGACCTACGACCTGCAGCCCGAGATGTCGGCCCCGGAACTGACCGACAAGGCGGTCGCCGCCATCGCGTCCGGCACCTACGACCTGGTCGTGCTGAACTTCGCCAATGCCGACATGGTGGGGCACACCGGCTCCCTGCCGGCCGCGACGAAGGCGGTGGAAGCCGTCGACACCGGCCTCGGTCGTATCGCCGATGCCATCCGTGCGGCCGGCGGCGCGCTGTTCGTCGCCGCGGACCACGGCAATGCGGAACTGATGCGCGACCCCGCGACCGGCGGGCCGCACACCGCGCACACCACCAACCCGGTCCCCGCCCTGCTGCTGGGCGGTCCCGCCGGCGCGGCGCTCGCCGATGGAAGACTCGCCGACATCGCGCCGACGCTGCTCGCGCTGCTGGGCGTGCCGCAGCCCGCCGCGATGACCGGGCGGTCGCTGCTGCGCGACGGGACGGCCCAGGTTGCCGCCGAATAG
- a CDS encoding murein hydrolase activator EnvC family protein, which produces MADAARRYGTGRDAPRRHAARPALMAAGVAHPDRHTARQGTAARPMRLAAFGLACALSAAPALAQPTREAIQDARRAAEAERAAAADAARLAREAAELERGLARQRVAMAERAQRADAALEAAQDRERAASLAAIAARAEVERRAAALAPLMPAMRRLSLWPVETLLAVPLPPEEALRGVLVLQGVARQVRRDVEALREADQEASRQARQAAVEATIVAAARTEALSAARALDSEIAAARAREAEARQAEREAGRRAQEALARAADLTEMLARIERDRAREAAAQAARDRAEAAARAREERAARRAGRPLPEPPPAPAPEPAAVAGAPAAARVTPVAGRVLRAYGEAAEGGPARGQTIQAATGARVVSPCPGRAAFSGPFRSYGLLLIVECTDGHHVVIAGLGRLDTTTGTRLLAGEPVGVVGETEGGRGRLYLELRRDGQAVDPRGWFGAGRPGAG; this is translated from the coding sequence GTGGCCGACGCTGCGCGGCGCTATGGCACCGGGCGTGACGCGCCGCGCCGCCACGCTGCCAGACCCGCGCTGATGGCGGCCGGCGTGGCGCATCCGGATCGCCACACGGCCCGCCAGGGCACGGCCGCCCGCCCGATGCGCCTCGCGGCATTCGGCCTCGCTTGCGCGCTCTCGGCCGCGCCCGCCCTCGCCCAACCGACGCGCGAGGCCATCCAGGACGCGCGGCGCGCCGCCGAGGCCGAGCGCGCCGCCGCCGCCGACGCCGCCCGCCTGGCGCGTGAGGCCGCCGAACTCGAACGCGGCCTGGCCCGCCAGCGCGTCGCCATGGCCGAACGCGCCCAGCGCGCCGATGCCGCGCTGGAGGCGGCGCAGGACCGCGAGCGCGCCGCAAGCCTCGCCGCCATCGCCGCCCGCGCCGAGGTGGAACGCCGCGCCGCCGCCCTCGCGCCCTTGATGCCCGCCATGCGCCGGCTCTCGCTGTGGCCGGTCGAGACATTGCTGGCGGTGCCCCTGCCGCCCGAGGAAGCGCTGCGCGGCGTGCTGGTGCTGCAGGGCGTCGCCCGCCAGGTGCGCCGCGATGTCGAAGCGCTGCGCGAAGCCGACCAGGAGGCCTCCCGCCAGGCCCGGCAGGCCGCGGTCGAGGCCACCATCGTTGCTGCCGCGCGCACCGAGGCGCTGTCCGCCGCCCGCGCCCTGGACAGCGAGATCGCCGCCGCCCGCGCCCGCGAGGCAGAGGCCCGCCAGGCCGAGCGCGAGGCCGGCCGCCGCGCGCAGGAGGCGCTGGCCCGCGCCGCCGACCTGACCGAGATGCTGGCGCGCATCGAACGCGACCGCGCGCGAGAAGCCGCCGCCCAGGCCGCGCGCGATCGCGCCGAGGCCGCCGCCCGCGCGCGAGAGGAACGCGCCGCCCGCCGCGCCGGCCGCCCGCTGCCCGAACCCCCGCCCGCCCCCGCTCCGGAACCGGCGGCAGTCGCCGGCGCGCCTGCCGCCGCGCGCGTCACCCCGGTCGCCGGGCGGGTCCTGCGTGCCTATGGGGAGGCCGCGGAGGGCGGACCGGCGCGCGGCCAGACCATCCAGGCCGCGACCGGCGCGCGGGTGGTCAGCCCCTGCCCGGGGCGGGCGGCGTTCAGCGGTCCTTTCCGAAGTTATGGCCTGCTGTTGATTGTCGAATGCACCGATGGGCACCATGTCGTGATCGCTGGCCTCGGCCGGCTGGACACCACGACCGGCACCCGTCTGCTGGCCGGGGAACCGGTCGGTGTGGTCGGCGAAACCGAGGGCGGGCGCGGTCGCCTGTACCTCGAACTGCGGCGGGACGGGCAGGCGGTGGACCCGCGTGGCTGGTTCGGCGCGGGCCGTCCCGGGGCCGGCTGA
- a CDS encoding S41 family peptidase, which translates to MRRRTGTYAAVGAAFVAGALVGPIMGAGAQEGGRAETYRLLNLFGDVFERIRAEYVEPVNDRDAIENAIQGMLSGLDPHSSYMNPRMYRDMQVQTRGEFGGLGIEVSQEGGYIKVISPIDETPAARAGVRPGDLITHLNGNSVQGLSLQEAVEQMRGERGTAIRITIRREGAERPIELSITRDVIRPQVVRFRMEGGDIGYIRLSSFNEQTEAAMRRAMQQLRQQAGANLKGIVLDLRNNPGGLLDQAVQVSDDFLEQGEIVSTRARRQEDAQRWNARAGDIAQGLPIVVLINAGSASASEIVAGALQDHRRAVVMGVKSFGKGSVQTVMPIPGNGAMRLTTARYYTPSGRSIQATGIEPDIEVLATREDATTAAVARRDREADLRRALRNDNSGQAAQQPAPPPPPLNLPANLLERVQRQPAEGAAAFDPTKPETDHQLQQAVQLLRGIAALPAAQRRAAR; encoded by the coding sequence ATGCGGCGCAGGACCGGAACCTACGCGGCGGTGGGCGCGGCCTTCGTGGCCGGCGCCCTGGTCGGCCCCATCATGGGCGCCGGCGCGCAGGAAGGCGGGCGGGCAGAAACCTACCGCCTGCTGAACCTGTTCGGCGACGTTTTCGAGCGCATCCGCGCCGAATACGTCGAACCGGTGAACGACCGCGACGCGATCGAGAACGCCATCCAGGGCATGCTGTCGGGCCTCGACCCGCACTCGTCCTACATGAACCCCCGCATGTACCGCGACATGCAGGTGCAGACGCGCGGCGAGTTCGGCGGCCTCGGCATCGAGGTGTCGCAGGAAGGCGGCTACATCAAGGTCATCTCGCCGATCGACGAGACACCGGCGGCGCGTGCCGGCGTGCGCCCGGGCGACCTGATCACGCATCTCAACGGCAATTCCGTGCAGGGCCTGTCGCTGCAGGAAGCGGTCGAGCAGATGCGTGGCGAGCGCGGCACCGCCATCCGCATCACCATCCGCCGCGAAGGCGCCGAACGGCCGATCGAACTGTCGATCACCCGCGACGTGATCCGCCCGCAGGTCGTGCGCTTCCGCATGGAAGGCGGCGACATCGGCTACATTCGCCTGTCGTCCTTCAATGAACAGACCGAAGCGGCCATGCGCCGCGCGATGCAGCAGCTGCGCCAGCAGGCGGGTGCGAATCTCAAGGGCATCGTGCTCGACCTGCGCAACAACCCGGGCGGGCTGCTCGACCAGGCGGTGCAGGTCTCCGACGACTTCCTCGAACAGGGCGAGATCGTCTCCACCCGCGCCCGCCGCCAGGAAGACGCCCAGCGCTGGAACGCGCGCGCGGGCGACATCGCGCAGGGCCTGCCCATCGTGGTGCTGATCAACGCCGGTTCCGCCTCGGCCAGCGAGATCGTCGCCGGCGCGCTGCAGGACCACCGCCGTGCCGTCGTGATGGGCGTGAAGTCCTTCGGCAAGGGCAGCGTGCAGACCGTCATGCCCATCCCGGGCAATGGCGCGATGCGCCTGACCACGGCGCGCTACTACACGCCGTCGGGCCGCTCCATCCAGGCCACCGGCATCGAGCCCGACATCGAGGTGCTCGCGACGCGCGAGGACGCCACCACCGCCGCGGTGGCGCGGCGCGACCGCGAGGCCGACCTGCGCCGGGCGCTGCGCAACGACAATTCCGGCCAGGCGGCGCAGCAGCCCGCCCCGCCGCCGCCGCCGCTGAACCTGCCCGCCAACCTGCTGGAGCGCGTGCAGCGCCAGCCGGCCGAGGGTGCCGCCGCCTTCGACCCGACCAAGCCCGAGACCGACCACCAGCTGCAGCAGGCGGTCCAGCTGCTGCGCGGCATCGCCGCCCTGCCGGCCGCGCAGCGCCGCGCGGCGCGCTGA
- a CDS encoding divergent polysaccharide deacetylase family protein codes for MRVPGWRALGLAWAVVAVVVGGGAAILARLGPPVPAEPVVAAAPPGADASHATGPAATGEGTTPPASAAAPAATPTGVTPPAAMPPTPGGAPPDSPPATPTPARAPAAATSPPAAANLPAPAAPATTAAAPAPPPSATPPPAPEPPPLAPVAAAPRAAPRPITPPDPALQEAGRHGTVPRIGADGRTSIRTYGRDFDRRDTRPRIGIVVADIGLSASATDDAIRRLPPGVALALSPYAQRPAQAAERARERGMETLIAIPLEPTGYPLNDPGDRALLTGRGMAENLDQLDWSLARFQGYVGAIGVVAGMRGERFAALPEAMAAVQEALFRRGLLYVDPRPGAPSPSRAWGRGVDVVLDEPARTRHEIDRRLAELEQLARERGSALGLAGAPTPVLVEGIAAWAVGLDQRGVVLAPVSALIRRPEATGTETPAVRPASAP; via the coding sequence ATGCGCGTGCCAGGCTGGCGGGCGCTCGGGCTGGCTTGGGCGGTGGTGGCGGTCGTGGTGGGCGGCGGGGCGGCAATCCTTGCCAGGCTCGGGCCGCCGGTGCCTGCCGAGCCCGTCGTGGCCGCGGCGCCACCCGGCGCCGATGCATCACATGCAACCGGCCCCGCAGCGACCGGCGAAGGCACCACGCCGCCGGCGTCGGCGGCGGCACCGGCTGCGACGCCCACCGGTGTCACGCCGCCCGCGGCCATGCCGCCCACGCCGGGCGGCGCTCCGCCCGACAGTCCCCCAGCAACGCCCACGCCAGCACGCGCGCCAGCCGCCGCGACGTCCCCGCCCGCTGCGGCCAACCTGCCTGCACCCGCCGCGCCGGCGACCACCGCCGCGGCGCCAGCCCCGCCGCCATCGGCCACCCCGCCGCCCGCGCCGGAACCGCCCCCCCTCGCCCCGGTCGCGGCCGCGCCGCGCGCCGCGCCGCGACCGATCACGCCGCCCGACCCGGCGCTGCAGGAAGCCGGGCGCCACGGCACGGTGCCGCGCATCGGCGCCGATGGCCGCACCTCCATCCGCACCTACGGCCGCGACTTCGACCGCCGCGACACCCGCCCGCGCATCGGCATCGTCGTGGCCGATATCGGCCTGTCCGCCAGCGCCACCGACGACGCCATCCGCCGCCTGCCGCCGGGGGTGGCTCTGGCGCTCTCGCCCTATGCGCAGCGCCCGGCCCAGGCCGCCGAACGCGCCCGCGAACGGGGCATGGAAACGCTCATCGCCATCCCGCTCGAACCCACCGGCTACCCGCTGAACGACCCCGGCGACCGCGCCCTGCTGACCGGGCGCGGCATGGCCGAGAACCTCGACCAGCTCGACTGGTCGCTGGCGCGCTTCCAGGGCTATGTCGGGGCCATCGGCGTGGTGGCTGGCATGCGGGGGGAACGCTTCGCCGCGCTGCCCGAGGCGATGGCCGCCGTGCAGGAGGCGCTGTTCCGCCGCGGCCTGCTGTATGTCGACCCGCGGCCCGGCGCGCCCTCGCCATCCCGCGCCTGGGGGCGCGGGGTCGATGTGGTGCTCGACGAACCGGCGCGCACGCGGCACGAGATCGACCGCCGCCTCGCGGAGCTCGAACAGCTGGCGCGCGAACGGGGCAGCGCGCTCGGCCTCGCCGGTGCGCCCACCCCCGTGCTGGTCGAGGGCATCGCCGCCTGGGCCGTCGGGCTCGACCAGCGTGGCGTGGTGCTGGCCCCGGTCTCCGCCCTGATCCGCCGCCCCGAGGCGACCGGCACCGAGACCCCCGCCGTCCGGCCCGCGAGCGCCCCATGA
- a CDS encoding RNA pyrophosphohydrolase has protein sequence MTSLLPYRANVGAVLFNAAGLVLVARRADLPNAEGAPGGWQLPQGGIDDNEDPAIAVFRELEEEVGTARAEILAEHPRWLTYDLPPDLVGKALGGKYRGQRQKWFALRFTGTDSDIRLDLDPHPEFDAWRWAPLAALPDMAVAFKRVIYQDLAQEFARFAG, from the coding sequence ATGACCAGCCTGCTGCCCTATCGCGCCAATGTCGGCGCCGTGCTGTTCAACGCGGCCGGCCTGGTGCTGGTGGCGCGGCGCGCCGACCTGCCCAATGCCGAAGGCGCGCCCGGCGGCTGGCAATTGCCCCAGGGCGGCATCGACGACAACGAGGACCCGGCCATCGCGGTCTTCCGCGAACTGGAGGAGGAAGTCGGCACCGCGCGCGCCGAGATCCTGGCCGAACACCCGCGCTGGCTGACCTACGACCTGCCGCCCGACCTGGTGGGCAAGGCGCTGGGGGGGAAGTATCGCGGGCAGCGGCAGAAATGGTTCGCGCTGCGTTTCACCGGGACCGATTCCGACATCCGGCTCGACCTCGACCCGCATCCGGAATTCGACGCCTGGCGCTGGGCGCCGCTGGCCGCGCTGCCGGACATGGCGGTCGCCTTCAAACGCGTGATCTACCAGGACCTCGCGCAGGAATTCGCCCGCTTCGCAGGGTGA